In a single window of the Lates calcarifer isolate ASB-BC8 linkage group LG1, TLL_Latcal_v3, whole genome shotgun sequence genome:
- the LOC108902480 gene encoding uncharacterized protein LOC108902480 isoform X1, translating to MKYCCWPKTLLQAQGFRHRKKQGGKETGRPGKRKAVQRKECDDLSNDKKKSKRCHSNKGLRSDQEQLYDLLVPDSQSPMDLKPEECRMKTKPHTPTETRNLRGTFVVYRRKTQDGISLNNMRASNVSDDYCHMVDTGDEAVYQNLGDLLTDEMPPWLAMDVSSANTEVGSLPASPMRETPGGAAVVEESASVTAEASPAGRVLTSLTNTITTPENENRGRTRRLRGVVSYKEPPLNSKIRRGDKFTDSTFLSSPVFKDDSKKKRQKKTAARTKLETSTVLVE from the exons ATGAAATACTGCTGCTGGCCCAAGACTCTACTACAGGCACAGGGATTCAGACACCGAAAAAAgcaaggaggaaaagaaacaggGCGCCCGGGCAAGAGGAAAGCTGTTCAGAGGAAGGAGTGTGATGACCTTTCAAATGACAAGAAGAAGAGTAAAAGATGCCATAGCAACAAAGGACTTAGATCTGATCAAGAACAATTATATGATTTACTTGTGCCTGACTCACAGTCCCCAATGGATTTGAAACCAGAAGAGTGTAGAATGAAGACCAAGCCGCATACACCCACAGAAACTAGGAATTTAAGGGGTACTTTTGTTGTCTATAGGCGGAAAACTCAAGACGGCATTTCACTTAACAACATGAGAGCATCTAATGTGTCAGACGATTACTGTCACATGGTGGACACTGGTGATGAGGCAGTGTATCAGAATCTGGGAGACCTGCTGACAGATGAGATGCCTCCGTGGCTGGCCATGGATGTCAGCTCTGCTAACACCGAAGTTGGTTCTTTACCAGCTAGTCCAATGAGGGAGACACCAGGAGGGGCAGCAGTTGTTGAGGAGTCTGCTTCTGTCACAGCTGAGGCCTCTCCAG CAGGAAGAGTCTTAACATCACTGACCAATACCATTACCACCCCagagaatgaaaacagaggcagaacCAGGAGGCTTCGAGGTGTTGTCAGTTACAAGGAGCCACCCCTCAACAG caaaatAAGGCGTGGAGATAAATTCACTGACAGCACGTTTCTGAGCTCTCCGGTATTTAAGGACGACAGCAAAAAGAAGAGGCAGAAGAAGACCGCAGCCAGGACAAAGCTGGAAACAAGTACTGTTTTGGTggagtga